Proteins from a single region of Bacteroidota bacterium:
- a CDS encoding fasciclin domain-containing protein yields the protein MKNLIKKTSVIVCLFMATTTFAQNMDNTTMVGGEAMYPKKNIVENAVNSKDHTTLVAAVKAAGLVETLQSAGPFTVFAPTNDAFENLPAGTVDNLLKPENKSKLVSVLTYHVISGTYTSAELMKLIKKNNGKAMITTVNGEDLTFSMNGDRNIIVSDVSGNMANITVYDVMQSNGVIQVIDKVLLPK from the coding sequence ATGAAAAATCTTATTAAAAAAACAAGTGTAATTGTATGTCTTTTTATGGCAACAACCACTTTTGCTCAAAACATGGACAACACCACAATGGTGGGCGGCGAGGCGATGTATCCTAAAAAGAATATTGTTGAAAATGCAGTAAATTCTAAAGATCATACAACATTAGTAGCAGCGGTAAAAGCGGCAGGTCTTGTAGAAACATTACAAAGTGCAGGACCATTTACGGTGTTTGCTCCAACAAATGATGCGTTTGAAAACTTACCTGCCGGAACAGTAGATAATCTTTTAAAGCCTGAAAATAAATCGAAGCTTGTAAGTGTATTAACCTACCATGTTATCAGTGGTACTTATACTTCTGCAGAATTGATGAAACTCATTAAGAAAAATAACGGGAAAGCAATGATTACAACTGTGAATGGTGAAGACCTTACATTTTCAATGAATGGAGATCGCAACATTATAGTAAGTGATGTATCAGGTAATATGGCAAACATTACGGTTTATGATGTAATGCAAAGCAATGGTGTTATCCAAGTTATTGATAAAGTATTATTACCTAAGTAA
- a CDS encoding T9SS type A sorting domain-containing protein, whose translation MKYITGVILLSIAITKCIAQVSSDYAVLVSANVYSSPPTIQLQWPQYLSATEYMLYKKSPESSVWGTSIESLSGDATEFTDMDVTENVVYEYRVVRNTTSGITGEGYITAAINLQAQDYRGKCLLIIDTTGKSSIETEVLRWMQDVSGDGWAVEKQEVSVAQNVEDIRTIISNAYAADSTLKSVFLIGHVAVPYSGDIYPDGHPDHEGAWPADAIYGDIDAIYTDETVDITIASRTENWNVPGDGKYDQSILKSKIELAIGRLDMYNLPTFPLTELELIKNYLDKNHAFRMGEIATVQRGLIDDNFGAFGGEAFAANGWRNFAPMVGSDSIFEMDYFSTMDTANYLWSLGCGGGWYQGAGGIGSTSDFASYAPNGIFTLLFGSYFGDWDTQDNFLRAALASGNILTNAWAGRPHLNFHAMAIGGTIGNSIRISQNNTYTYTTGYFPHYIHIALMGDPTLRMHVVKPANNIACAISEIPNTIDINFEPSDDVVIGYNIYRSDTEFGIYTRLNELPVSDLFYTDLNPMDGINYYMVKAVKLEETPSGTYYNTSTGITCSTDITLVNISDPTQTAFAIYPNPGVDFFTLKTNIISDFPLQIFSIDGKLILEFSITQPETFINIESLNAGIYLVRYNGENKTLVKL comes from the coding sequence ATGAAATACATCACCGGGGTTATTCTTTTATCCATTGCTATTACAAAATGCATTGCACAGGTCTCTTCAGATTATGCAGTTTTGGTTTCTGCAAATGTTTATTCTTCACCACCTACAATTCAATTACAATGGCCACAATATTTATCTGCAACAGAATATATGCTGTATAAAAAATCACCTGAATCTTCAGTTTGGGGAACATCTATTGAATCTTTAAGTGGTGATGCAACAGAGTTTACAGATATGGATGTAACTGAAAATGTAGTTTATGAATATCGTGTGGTGCGCAACACAACTTCCGGAATAACAGGTGAAGGATATATTACTGCAGCAATTAATTTGCAAGCTCAAGACTATCGTGGTAAATGTTTATTGATAATTGATACTACCGGAAAATCAAGTATAGAAACAGAAGTATTGCGATGGATGCAGGACGTTTCAGGTGATGGATGGGCAGTTGAAAAACAGGAAGTATCTGTAGCTCAAAATGTGGAAGATATCCGAACAATAATAAGTAATGCTTATGCGGCAGACAGCACATTGAAAAGTGTATTTCTTATCGGTCATGTTGCAGTACCATATTCCGGTGATATATATCCTGATGGTCATCCCGACCATGAAGGTGCCTGGCCTGCCGATGCAATTTATGGTGATATAGATGCAATTTATACAGATGAAACAGTGGATATTACAATAGCATCACGAACAGAAAATTGGAATGTGCCCGGTGATGGAAAGTATGATCAAAGTATTTTAAAATCAAAAATTGAATTAGCAATTGGAAGATTGGATATGTATAATCTTCCTACTTTCCCATTGACTGAATTAGAATTAATAAAAAATTATTTAGATAAAAATCATGCGTTTCGAATGGGTGAAATTGCAACGGTTCAAAGAGGATTGATTGATGATAATTTTGGTGCTTTTGGTGGTGAAGCATTTGCAGCAAATGGATGGAGAAATTTTGCACCGATGGTTGGAAGCGACAGTATTTTTGAAATGGATTATTTCAGCACGATGGATACAGCTAATTATTTATGGAGTCTTGGTTGTGGTGGTGGATGGTATCAAGGTGCAGGTGGAATTGGAAGTACGTCGGATTTTGCATCATATGCACCTAATGGAATTTTTACATTGTTGTTCGGTAGTTATTTTGGTGATTGGGATACGCAGGATAATTTTTTAAGAGCGGCACTTGCAAGTGGAAATATTCTTACTAATGCATGGGCAGGCAGACCTCATTTAAACTTTCATGCAATGGCAATTGGTGGTACAATCGGAAATTCAATACGTATTTCTCAAAATAATACTTACACATATACTACAGGATATTTCCCGCATTATATTCATATTGCCTTAATGGGCGATCCTACTTTAAGAATGCATGTGGTGAAGCCTGCAAATAATATTGCTTGTGCTATATCAGAAATCCCAAATACAATTGATATCAATTTTGAACCATCCGATGATGTTGTAATCGGCTATAATATTTATCGCAGTGATACTGAATTTGGCATTTACACACGGCTAAATGAATTACCTGTTTCAGACTTATTTTACACTGATTTAAATCCGATGGATGGAATAAATTATTACATGGTGAAAGCGGTGAAATTAGAAGAAACACCTTCCGGAACATATTACAATACAAGCACTGGAATTACTTGTTCCACTGATATTACGTTAGTAAATATTTCTGATCCAACACAAACAGCATTTGCAATTTATCCAAATCCGGGGGTTGATTTTTTCACTTTAAAAACAAATATTATTTCAGATTTTCCTTTACAGATATTTAGTATTGATGGGAAATTAATTTTAGAATTTTCAATAACTCAACCTGAAACTTTTATCAATATAGAATCCTTGAATGCGGGAATTTATTTAGTGCGATATAACGGGGAAAATAAAACACTGGTAAAACTTTGA
- a CDS encoding T9SS type A sorting domain-containing protein, with translation MQNSLGGSNTMLSTNSDTTDQVLLNEITDCESITEYPYFVRRATYFAVQLWRPIIDNDLDYLKTTTTMASLNNNLAPSVFVDDNPLDPKIYIYYTNVTNKKQWFGIDPGSIVEIFEDPLLYEAILFPPTVSSKIFVADQLYSTAGKNPLFAINDAYNLCEDAVLAENRFELTTTENYFPMVNCPTAFAAGAPNGLCVEMPPVSMGYIVIPIHFNELRTRELNSEFSIFPNPADNYFFVKQVEESDTPKTSEIKIYNLFGSLIKYVISEESYTYIDISDLSAGVYTIEVTTEGRPAQTETLIKIQ, from the coding sequence TTGCAAAATTCATTGGGTGGCAGCAATACAATGTTAAGCACCAACAGTGATACAACTGATCAGGTTTTGCTTAATGAAATAACTGATTGCGAATCAATAACTGAATATCCATATTTTGTGAGAAGGGCAACTTATTTTGCTGTTCAATTATGGCGACCAATAATTGATAATGATTTGGATTATCTTAAAACCACAACTACTATGGCTTCATTAAATAATAATTTGGCACCAAGTGTTTTTGTAGATGATAATCCTTTAGATCCTAAAATTTATATTTATTATACCAATGTAACTAATAAAAAACAATGGTTTGGAATAGATCCGGGTTCTATAGTTGAAATATTCGAAGATCCGCTTTTATATGAAGCCATATTGTTCCCTCCAACTGTAAGTTCAAAAATTTTTGTTGCAGACCAGTTATATTCCACTGCGGGTAAAAATCCTCTTTTTGCAATAAATGATGCCTACAATTTGTGTGAAGATGCCGTGCTTGCAGAAAATCGTTTTGAGTTGACAACTACAGAGAATTATTTTCCAATGGTTAATTGTCCAACTGCATTTGCAGCAGGAGCGCCTAATGGGCTTTGCGTAGAAATGCCTCCGGTTTCAATGGGATATATTGTAATTCCTATACACTTTAATGAATTAAGAACCCGTGAATTAAATTCCGAATTCTCAATCTTCCCTAATCCGGCTGATAATTATTTTTTCGTTAAACAAGTAGAAGAATCAGATACTCCTAAAACATCGGAAATAAAAATTTATAATTTATTTGGGAGCTTAATTAAATATGTGATTTCAGAAGAATCCTATACCTATATTGATATTTCAGATCTATCTGCTGGTGTTTATACAATTGAGGTAACAACCGAAGGTAGACCTGCGCAAACAGAAACATTAATTAAAATTCAGTGA
- a CDS encoding T9SS type A sorting domain-containing protein, whose protein sequence is MKFTLIFLLFNALLIHIHNLTAQTPEILWQHTYGGNGDDRAQDILATDDGGYITIGYSPSTDGDIDYNHGLYDVLVIKTDGEGEIIWSKTYGGSDYDYGNTICKGIEGGYVLGCSVLSDDGDITFNHGGSELWLVKINETGDIEWEKCFGGSEGEGTYKIKQTTDENYIVVGASSSSDGDVTENKGGYDYWIIKIDIDGEIIWQKTYGSSEGDIPNDILQTADNGFIVAGYTLGYDGDVSENKGINDFWIIKLDSTGILEWQKTYGGSNEDEAYSIVEKPEGGYMCLGVSYSNNGDVSGSHGFDDYWLISLDESGELEWQKCFGGENAEDGRCIISNYLDGYVLVGVSTSDDGDVTENKGQGDYWILQIDSTGNIIWQKSIGGSGLEFAHKVIPTLDNNIVITGYSGSSDFDVTATYSTYNFWTVKLGICEDVFYADTDGDGFGDVLSDTIACDIPVGFVIDSTDCNDADNMMNPAAIDICNGVDDNCNGTIDEDAVFIAYYIDADGDGFGNPDTEEMFCFIPSGYVTDNTDCDDTNENIYPGAPEILNGIDDNCDGVIDEGVAIETIDGSSIILFPNPANTTIQLQHNVNIKSIITRNNIGETVEVIFENNIASISHLPAGIYFTEIIAEEGTAILKWLKE, encoded by the coding sequence ATGAAATTCACTTTGATTTTTCTTCTGTTTAATGCACTTCTTATTCATATACATAATTTAACTGCACAAACCCCGGAAATACTCTGGCAACATACTTATGGGGGAAATGGAGATGATAGAGCACAAGATATTTTAGCTACAGATGACGGTGGGTATATTACTATAGGCTATTCACCTTCCACAGATGGTGATATAGATTATAATCATGGGCTTTATGATGTTTTAGTAATAAAAACAGATGGAGAAGGGGAAATTATATGGAGTAAAACCTATGGCGGTTCTGATTATGATTATGGAAATACAATCTGTAAAGGTATAGAAGGAGGTTATGTACTGGGATGCAGCGTACTTTCGGATGATGGAGATATTACATTTAACCATGGAGGTAGTGAATTATGGTTAGTTAAAATTAATGAGACAGGGGATATAGAATGGGAAAAGTGTTTTGGAGGATCTGAAGGAGAAGGTACATATAAAATAAAACAAACTACGGATGAGAATTACATTGTAGTCGGTGCCTCATCCAGTTCTGATGGTGATGTAACAGAAAATAAAGGAGGATATGATTATTGGATAATTAAAATAGATATAGATGGAGAAATAATCTGGCAAAAAACTTATGGCTCAAGTGAAGGAGATATTCCTAATGATATTCTACAAACTGCCGATAACGGTTTTATAGTTGCCGGTTATACATTGGGTTATGATGGTGATGTGAGTGAAAATAAAGGCATCAATGATTTTTGGATAATTAAGTTAGACAGCACAGGGATATTGGAATGGCAGAAAACGTATGGAGGCTCCAATGAAGATGAAGCCTATTCGATAGTTGAAAAACCGGAGGGTGGGTATATGTGTTTGGGAGTAAGCTATTCCAACAATGGGGACGTAAGCGGGTCACATGGATTTGACGATTACTGGCTTATTTCCTTAGATGAAAGTGGTGAACTAGAATGGCAGAAATGTTTTGGAGGAGAAAATGCTGAAGATGGAAGGTGCATAATATCTAATTATTTAGATGGTTATGTTTTAGTAGGAGTGTCAACTTCTGACGATGGAGATGTAACTGAGAATAAAGGACAAGGAGATTATTGGATTTTGCAAATAGATAGTACAGGAAATATAATCTGGCAAAAATCAATAGGCGGTTCCGGGCTTGAATTTGCACACAAAGTAATTCCAACTTTAGACAATAATATTGTTATTACCGGCTACTCCGGTTCCTCAGATTTTGATGTTACAGCTACCTATAGCACATATAATTTCTGGACTGTAAAACTCGGCATCTGCGAAGATGTGTTTTATGCAGATACGGATGGAGATGGATTTGGTGATGTTTTGTCTGATACTATAGCATGCGATATACCTGTAGGATTTGTAATTGATAGTACCGATTGTAATGATGCAGATAATATGATGAATCCTGCAGCAATAGATATTTGTAATGGTGTGGATGATAATTGTAATGGAACAATAGATGAAGACGCTGTATTTATTGCTTACTATATTGATGCTGATGGTGATGGGTTTGGTAATCCCGATACGGAAGAAATGTTTTGTTTTATTCCATCAGGATATGTAACCGACAATACAGACTGCGATGACACAAACGAAAATATTTATCCCGGTGCACCGGAAATATTAAATGGCATTGATGATAACTGTGATGGTGTAATTGATGAAGGTGTTGCGATTGAAACAATAGATGGAAGTAGTATTATTTTATTTCCAAATCCTGCAAATACTACCATACAATTACAACATAATGTAAACATCAAAAGCATTATCACCCGAAATAATATCGGAGAAACAGTGGAAGTGATTTTTGAAAATAACATTGCATCTATTTCGCATTTACCTGCCGGTATTTATTTTACAGAAATAATTGCAGAAGAAGGGACAGCCATTTTAAAGTGGTTGAAAGAGTAA
- the bioB gene encoding biotin synthase BioB — protein sequence MQEIRNNWTKEEISEIYYMPLLELMYKASTMQRQYHATGEVQVCTLLSIKTGGCPEDCAYCPQAARYNTDVEVQKLLEYDEVITKALIAKESGATRFCMGAAWRNVRDNSDFDKVLGMVKGVSTIGMEVCCTLGMLTETQAQKLKEAGLYAYNHNLDTSEEHYDEIISTRTYADRLKTIENVSKADISVCSGGIIGLGESEEDRIAMLHVLSTMHKHPESVPVNALVPVAGTPLENQPRVSVWEMVRMIATARIIMPKAMVRLSAGRNQMSTVEQAMCFMAGANSIFAGEKLLTTPNPDFDADKAMFELLGLKPRVAFKEEVAVE from the coding sequence ATGCAAGAGATACGGAATAACTGGACAAAAGAAGAAATTTCAGAAATATATTATATGCCTTTGCTGGAGTTAATGTACAAAGCATCCACCATGCAAAGACAGTATCATGCAACAGGAGAAGTGCAGGTGTGTACATTGCTTTCTATAAAGACAGGAGGATGTCCTGAAGATTGTGCTTACTGCCCGCAAGCTGCCCGTTATAATACAGATGTTGAAGTACAAAAATTATTGGAATACGATGAAGTAATTACAAAAGCATTGATTGCAAAAGAGAGCGGAGCAACCAGATTTTGTATGGGTGCTGCATGGCGCAATGTGCGGGATAACAGTGATTTTGATAAAGTACTTGGAATGGTGAAAGGTGTGAGTACTATTGGAATGGAAGTATGTTGCACTTTAGGTATGCTCACTGAAACACAAGCACAAAAATTAAAGGAAGCAGGATTATATGCATACAATCATAATTTAGATACCAGTGAAGAACATTATGATGAAATAATTTCTACACGCACTTATGCAGATAGATTAAAAACAATTGAAAATGTAAGTAAAGCTGATATTTCTGTTTGCAGTGGTGGCATTATCGGATTGGGCGAATCAGAAGAAGATCGTATTGCAATGTTGCATGTGCTTTCCACTATGCACAAACATCCTGAAAGTGTACCGGTAAATGCATTAGTTCCTGTTGCGGGAACACCATTAGAAAACCAACCTCGTGTGAGTGTTTGGGAAATGGTGCGCATGATAGCAACAGCAAGAATTATTATGCCGAAAGCAATGGTGCGTTTAAGTGCAGGACGCAATCAAATGTCAACAGTAGAACAAGCCATGTGTTTTATGGCAGGAGCCAATTCAATTTTTGCCGGCGAGAAATTATTAACAACACCCAATCCTGATTTTGATGCCGACAAAGCAATGTTCGAACTGTTAGGTTTAAAACCTCGTGTTGCATTTAAAGAAGAAGTTGCTGTGGAGTAA
- a CDS encoding UbiA family prenyltransferase — translation MKYIQAIFYSNIFIAICGIAFYRRGLILYQNEEHALIVSFFVFTSTLFTYLFIRLASMDRIKMYKSSGRRNFLVNVTNGLIILTVLSAIATGILFFALPKFIQYVLIVPGVISILYGLPVFKKNGTWKKLRDVGVTKIFMIAFVWAFTGAILPAMRDLNWEINWWLFAADFVFIFAITIPFDIKDLESDALHNVKTIPFYIGKELSYSLAFVLLFIAGVCYAFAAQNLSVNVLPPLTIAVIITGILLYATRYSKKNLIYFGWIDGTILLQYLLLLSYQLLH, via the coding sequence GTGAAATATATACAAGCAATTTTCTACTCCAATATATTTATTGCGATATGTGGTATTGCTTTTTATCGCCGTGGTTTAATCTTATATCAAAATGAAGAACATGCGTTAATTGTAAGTTTCTTTGTTTTTACTTCTACACTTTTCACCTATTTATTTATTCGCCTTGCATCTATGGATCGCATTAAAATGTATAAAAGCAGTGGACGAAGAAATTTTTTAGTTAATGTAACTAATGGATTAATTATTCTTACTGTGTTGAGTGCAATCGCTACCGGTATTTTATTTTTCGCATTACCAAAATTTATTCAATATGTGTTGATAGTGCCCGGAGTAATTTCAATATTGTATGGATTGCCTGTGTTTAAAAAAAATGGTACATGGAAAAAGTTGCGGGATGTAGGCGTAACTAAAATTTTTATGATTGCTTTTGTATGGGCATTTACCGGAGCAATTCTTCCTGCAATGAGAGATTTAAACTGGGAAATAAACTGGTGGTTATTCGCAGCCGATTTCGTATTTATTTTTGCTATCACTATTCCATTTGATATAAAAGATCTGGAATCAGATGCTTTGCATAATGTGAAAACAATTCCTTTTTATATTGGTAAAGAACTTTCCTATTCACTTGCATTTGTGCTTCTATTTATTGCGGGAGTTTGTTATGCATTTGCAGCGCAGAATTTAAGTGTAAATGTGTTGCCGCCCTTAACTATTGCGGTAATAATTACAGGAATATTATTATATGCAACACGTTACAGCAAAAAAAACTTAATTTATTTCGGATGGATAGATGGCACTATACTATTGCAATATCTTCTATTATTAAGTTATCAGTTATTGCATTAA
- a CDS encoding class I SAM-dependent rRNA methyltransferase produces the protein MIRVYLGKGKGLRVEQGHPWIFFNEVEKITGDPTPGDVAEIYNFKNRFIGRGYINLNSRINCRILTRNPEEQIDYQFFKNALLKCKSYREKLGYTENYRLVFGEADSLPGLVIDKFKDVYVIQSLAAGIDKWKDDIAKILMEDLGAVGVIERNDVPIRKLEGLEEVVGFLSPPCETKFTIQENGVQFHVNLLDSQKTGFFLDQKENRLALQHIVKDAEVLDCFTYTGSFALFAAHFGAKHVHAIDASEDAITLAKKNAALNNFENISFETINVFDALPVWVKEGKQYDVVILDPPAFTKNRKGLDSAIKGYKEINLRGMKLVKPGGFLLTFSCSHFMKPELFYEVLYDAAMDAGKTIRQVQYLTQSKDHPIIWGVEETNYLKGYVVQVL, from the coding sequence GTGATTAGAGTTTATTTAGGTAAAGGAAAAGGATTACGAGTTGAACAAGGACATCCATGGATTTTTTTTAATGAAGTAGAAAAAATAACAGGCGATCCCACTCCGGGAGATGTGGCTGAGATTTATAATTTTAAAAATAGATTTATCGGTCGTGGATATATTAATTTGAATTCAAGAATTAATTGCAGAATACTTACCCGCAATCCTGAGGAACAAATTGATTATCAATTTTTCAAAAATGCATTGTTGAAATGCAAATCGTATAGAGAAAAATTAGGCTATACAGAAAATTACAGATTAGTATTTGGTGAAGCAGACAGCTTACCCGGATTGGTGATTGATAAATTTAAAGATGTGTATGTAATCCAATCATTGGCTGCAGGTATCGATAAATGGAAAGATGATATTGCAAAAATTTTGATGGAGGATTTAGGAGCTGTGGGAGTAATTGAACGCAATGATGTGCCTATAAGAAAATTAGAAGGATTAGAAGAAGTGGTTGGATTTTTATCTCCGCCTTGCGAAACAAAATTTACTATTCAGGAAAACGGTGTACAATTTCATGTGAATTTACTCGACAGTCAAAAGACCGGATTTTTTTTAGATCAAAAAGAAAACAGACTTGCCTTACAACATATTGTAAAAGATGCAGAAGTTTTAGATTGTTTTACATATACTGGTTCCTTTGCATTATTTGCGGCGCATTTCGGTGCAAAACATGTGCATGCAATTGATGCTTCCGAAGATGCAATTACATTGGCAAAAAAAAATGCTGCATTAAATAATTTTGAAAATATCAGTTTTGAAACTATTAATGTATTTGATGCACTACCTGTCTGGGTGAAAGAAGGTAAACAATATGATGTAGTGATTTTGGATCCTCCTGCTTTTACAAAAAACAGAAAAGGATTGGACTCTGCAATTAAAGGGTATAAAGAAATTAATTTGCGTGGAATGAAATTGGTGAAACCCGGTGGCTTTTTACTTACATTTTCCTGTTCGCATTTTATGAAGCCTGAATTATTTTATGAGGTATTATATGATGCGGCAATGGATGCAGGCAAAACAATCAGGCAGGTGCAATATCTTACACAATCTAAAGACCATCCTATTATATGGGGTGTGGAAGAAACTAATTATCTGAAAGGATATGTTGTACAGGTTTTATAA
- a CDS encoding NRDE family protein: MCLINFAFKYHTDYPLIVVANRDEFYNRPTESLHWWEDKPNILAGRDLKDGGTWMGITKEGKFAALTNYRDPQHIKENVQSRGELIPMFLNEEISLDTFHEYLKNHGSEYNGFNLIYGDTEQLFYYANKGNRWEEITPGVYGLSNAFLDTPWPKTQQSKEAFKQLLDKNVFTENTMIDLLSDKNLAAENTLPNTGVPPELEKKLSAMFIETENYGTRLTSYLRIDKNQQVNFIEKSFVPADFQQFKFTIK, from the coding sequence ATGTGTTTAATAAATTTTGCTTTTAAATATCATACCGATTATCCATTGATAGTTGTTGCCAACAGAGATGAATTTTATAATAGACCAACAGAATCTTTGCATTGGTGGGAAGACAAACCGAACATACTTGCCGGCAGAGATTTAAAAGATGGCGGCACCTGGATGGGTATTACAAAAGAAGGAAAATTTGCTGCGCTCACGAATTACCGGGATCCACAACATATAAAAGAAAATGTGCAATCAAGAGGTGAACTGATTCCGATGTTTTTAAATGAAGAAATTTCTTTGGATACATTTCACGAATATTTAAAAAATCACGGTTCTGAATACAATGGTTTTAATTTGATTTATGGCGATACGGAACAGTTATTTTACTACGCTAATAAAGGCAATCGCTGGGAAGAAATTACTCCGGGCGTTTACGGATTAAGCAATGCATTTTTAGATACACCCTGGCCAAAAACTCAACAAAGCAAAGAAGCCTTTAAACAATTACTCGATAAAAATGTATTCACAGAAAATACAATGATTGATTTACTCTCAGATAAAAATTTGGCAGCAGAAAATACACTTCCAAACACCGGTGTTCCTCCCGAGTTAGAAAAAAAACTTTCTGCAATGTTTATTGAAACGGAAAATTACGGAACACGATTAACCAGTTATTTAAGAATTGACAAAAATCAACAAGTAAATTTTATAGAAAAAAGCTTTGTGCCTGCGGATTTTCAACAGTTTAAGTTTACCATAAAATAA
- a CDS encoding response regulator, with protein sequence MDTAALANLKILLVEDNEFNQMVAVDTLEELIENVTVDVAENGKVAVEKILNNKYDIVLMDIQMPVMDGYEATRLIRSNNDAAINSIPIIAMTASVIKAEVDKCYESGMNAFVGKPFTAEELIEKISKSIHRI encoded by the coding sequence GTGGATACTGCAGCACTTGCAAATCTGAAAATATTATTGGTAGAGGATAATGAATTTAATCAAATGGTGGCAGTGGATACGCTGGAAGAACTTATTGAAAATGTAACCGTGGATGTGGCAGAAAATGGAAAAGTAGCAGTAGAAAAAATATTAAATAATAAATACGACATTGTGCTAATGGATATTCAAATGCCGGTAATGGATGGATATGAAGCAACCCGGCTTATTCGCAGTAATAATGATGCTGCTATTAATTCAATTCCTATTATTGCAATGACGGCAAGTGTGATAAAAGCAGAAGTAGATAAATGTTATGAAAGCGGCATGAATGCTTTTGTTGGAAAACCATTTACTGCTGAAGAATTAATTGAAAAAATTTCTAAATCAATACATCGAATTTAA
- a CDS encoding Hpt domain-containing protein, producing the protein MSEQVINLSFLESFTRGDTSKMKKYIGMFISSAPDAIHQMRVLHNNSNWDQLRTVAHSLKPQLSYMGIDSVKETVLRIEEYAAEQKKPEVIAMMIEELDRTCKIAVEQLQNAIQKF; encoded by the coding sequence ATGAGTGAACAAGTTATCAATCTCAGTTTCCTGGAATCCTTTACTCGTGGCGATACATCTAAAATGAAAAAATATATCGGCATGTTTATATCAAGTGCACCGGATGCTATTCATCAAATGCGGGTATTGCATAATAATTCCAATTGGGATCAATTGCGCACGGTAGCACATTCATTAAAACCGCAGTTGAGTTATATGGGAATTGATTCGGTGAAAGAAACGGTTTTGCGTATTGAAGAATATGCAGCAGAGCAAAAAAAACCGGAAGTCATTGCAATGATGATTGAAGAGTTAGACAGAACTTGTAAAATTGCAGTGGAACAATTACAAAACGCCATTCAAAAATTTTAA
- a CDS encoding response regulator encodes MVILDYHLDAVDKQARSGMEILGHIKKNYPDTEVIMISGQDKIDIAVECMREGAYDYIVKNATSFIHVENTIERLFKHRSVIKNLEKYRTLNRVLIWGLILIVALSIGFLKN; translated from the coding sequence ATTGTAATTCTCGATTACCATCTGGATGCAGTAGATAAGCAGGCCCGCAGCGGTATGGAAATTTTAGGACATATCAAAAAAAATTATCCGGATACAGAAGTGATTATGATTTCCGGACAGGATAAAATTGATATTGCAGTGGAGTGTATGCGGGAAGGTGCTTATGATTATATTGTAAAAAATGCAACCAGTTTTATTCATGTAGAAAATACAATTGAGAGATTATTTAAACACCGATCAGTAATAAAAAATCTGGAGAAATACAGAACATTAAACAGAGTTTTAATCTGGGGATTAATTTTAATAGTGGCCCTTTCCATTGGGTTTTTGAAAAATTGA